Genomic DNA from Vreelandella subglaciescola:
CGCGCCTGGCACGCCGGGCGCTCGCGCTGGTGGGACGCGCGCGAAGAACGCGATCGCCACGCGCTGAACGACTTTTCCGTGGGCATCGAGCTTGAGGGCGATGATCACACGCCGTTTACTCGCGCCCAGTACGTCACGCTCGCCGCGCTGGCCAGCTGGCTGACGGCGCGCTACGCCGCACTCGATGCCACGCGCATCACCAGCCACGCGAAAATTGCCCCGCTGCGCAAGACCGACCCCGGTCCCGCCTTTGACTGGCGGTATTTTTATCAATTGTGGTGCCCGAAAACAGCGCCGTCGGTGGCGCCGGAGGCACCGTAAAGTGCCATAACGGGTAGTTTAGCTACACTTTTGTTGATTTATAACGCATAGCTGTAACGCCTTGAAAATGTCCGATATTGACGTACAGGGTGCGCGTTTCAGCGGCATTTTATGCCGCGAGAAATTGGCAGGGATGCGACTTTACGGTATGATCCCCGGCAGCAAATAACGTTGTTTTTCAACTTTTATGTAGCTTTACTACATTTTGCCGAACGCCATGTCTTGAATGTAGAATGGATTTCCATTTTGCGCTGGCAAGGCGCGCCGGTGAACACAGGCCTGTGGTGGCACCATGACTACCGCGGCCGCCCAGGCCCCCGGTTCGCGGGGCCAATGTCATTTATCGTCATTCGGAGAGACTTTTATGAGTCTGGAGACACGAGAAGATCTCGACCCGGTCGAGTCCACGGAGTGGCTAGAAGCCCTGGAGTCGGTGCTGGATCGTGAGGGTGATGAGCGTGCCCGTTACCTGCTGACCCGCCTGGCGGATCGCATGCGTCAGGATTCGGGCGTCGCGCCGTTCTCGGTGACAACCCCGCACCGCAACACCATTCCGCCGGCGCGCGAAGCGCGCATGCCGGGCGATCTGGGCATGGAGCGTCGGATTCGCTCGTTGATCCGCTGGAACATGGCCGCGATGGTCACGCGGGCCAACAACAAGAACAAGGGCATCGGCGGCCACCTGGCAAGCTTCATGTCGGCAGCGACGCTGTATGACGTGGGCTTCAGCCACTTCTTCCGCGCGCCGGAAGGTGATCATCAGGGCGACCTGATTTATGTTCAGGGTCACAGCTCGCCGGGTATCTACGCTCGCTCCTTTTTGGAAGGCCGTCTGACTGAAGATCAGATGGACAAGTTCCGCGAAGAAGTCGACGGCGGCGGCCTGCCGTCCTACCCGCACCCCTGGCTGATGCCGGACTACTGGCAGATGCCCACGGTATCCATGGGTCTGGGCCCGATCATGTCGATCTACCAGGCGCGCTTCATCAAATATACGCACAACCGTGGCCTCCAGGACATGAAGGACCGCAAGGTCTGGGCGTTTTTGGGTGACGGCGAATGCGACGAGCCGGAAACCCTGGGTGCCCTGCACGTAGCGGTTCGCGAGAAGCTCGACAACCTCAACTTCGTGGTCAACTGTAACCTGCAGCGCCTTGACGGCCCGGTACGCGGTAACGCGAGCATCGTCACCGAGCTTGAAGGCGTGTTCCGCGGTGCCGGCTGGAACGTCATCAAGGTGATCTGGGGCCGCAAGTGGGATGAGCTGTTCGAGAAAGACAAGAGCGGCATGCTGCAAAAGCTGATGGACGAAACCGTCGACGGCGAGTACCAGAACTGCAAGTCCAAAGGCGGCGCTTATACCCGCGAAAACTTCTTTGGCAAGTACCCGGAAACCGCTGCGCTGGTCGCTGATATGACCGACGAAGAAGTCGGCCAGCTCGACCGCGGCGGCCACGACCCGGTCAAGGTCTACTCGGCCTACCATCAGGCGTTTCACAACGACACCGAGCGGCCGACCGTTATCCTGGCGCACACCGTCAAGGGCTACGGCCTGACCGCTGAGGGCGGCGAAGCCGACAACGAAGCGCACCAGATCAAGGCGATCGACGATCCCGAGGTCATGAAGGCGTTCCGCGACCGTTTCGAAATCCCGCTGACCGACGAGCAGCTGGAAAAAGAAATGCCGTACTACCATCCGGGGGACGATTCGCCGGAAATCAAGTACATGAAGATGCGTCGCGAAAACCTGGGCGGCCACCTGCCCAATCGCCGTGCGGACTTCGACGCGCTCGAGATCCCGGGGCTGGATGACAAGATCTTCGCCTCCCAGATGGGCGGTTCCAAAGGTCGTGAGTTCTCCAGCACCATGGCGTTCGTGCGTATCCTCAACGGCTTGATCAAGAACAAGCAGCTGGGTAAGCGTGTGGTGCCGATTGTGCCCGACGAATCGCGCACCTTTGGTATGGAAGGCATGTTCCGTCAGTTCGGTATTTATGCGCCGGAAGGCCAGAAGTACGAGCCGATGGATAAAGGCCAGCTGATGTACTACCACGAGTCCCAGAAGGGCCAGGTACTGCAGGAAGGCATTAACGAGGCGGGCGCCATGTCCTCGTGGATTGCTGCGGCGACGTCCTACAGCAACAGCGGCATGCCGATGCTGCCGTTCTACATCTACTACTCGATGTTCGGCTTCCAGCGCGTGGGCGATCTGGCCTGGGCGGCTGGCGACATGCAGGCACGCGGCTTTATGCTTGGCGGTACCGCCGGGCGAACCACGCTCAACGGCGAAGGTCTGCAGCACCAGGATGGCCACAGCATGATCCAGGCCTCGACCATCCCCAACTGCCGCAGCTACGATCCGACCTACGCTCACGAAGTCTCGGTCATCGTTCAGGATGGTCTGAAGCGGATGTATTCCGACAAGGAAAACGTCTTCTACTACCTGACCGTGATGAACGAGAACTACGAGCATCCGGCGCTGGACAACGTGCCCGCGGGTGACATCATCAAGGGCATGTACCTGCTGCGCGAGACCAAGGGCAAGAAAGGCAAGGGCCACGTCCAGCTGCTGGGCTCCGGCACCATTCTGCGCGAAGTCGAAGCCGCGGCGGAAATGCTCGCCGAAGAGTGGGGCGTGGGCAGTGATATCTGGAGTGCCACCAGCTTCAACGAGCTGCGTCGTGAAGCGCTCGAGATCGATCGTCAGGCGTTCCTCAAGCCCGACGACGAACCGGGCAAGCCGCACGTGACTGCCTGCCTGGAAGGCCGCGACGGCCCGGCTATCGCCGCGACCGATTACATGAAGCTTTACGCGGATCAGGTGCGTGCCTGGGTGCCGACCGACTATCATGTACTCGGCACCGACGGTTATGGTCGTTCCGATACGCGCGAGAAGCTGCGTCACTTCTTCGAGGTGAACCGCTACTTCGTGACCGTAGCTGCGCTGAAAGCGCTGGCTGACCGTGGCGATATCGACCGTAAGGTCGTGGGCGAGGCACTCAAGAAGTATGACATCGACCCGAACAAGTCCAACCCGCTGACCAGCTGATCCGCTGCCCGGCGGGGGTAACCCCGCCGGCTCGACCCGATTTGGAAGGAGCGCGACCTTGAGTAGCGAAAACATCAAAGTGCCCGACATCGGCGGCGACGATGTCGAAATCATCGAGATTGCAGTGTCGGAAGGCGACGTCATCGAAGCGGAAGACGCGCTGATTACCCTGGAATCTGACAAGGCCAGCATGGACGTGCCTTCGCCGAAAGGCGGCAAGGTGCTGAAAGTGCTGGTTAAAGAAGGCGATACCGTCTCTGAAGGCGACGACATTGTCGAGCTTGAAGTCGAAGGCGGCGAAGACGCCGGTGACGACAAGGCCGAAGCAGCCCCGGCGAAAGAAGAAGCCCCGGCCAAAGAAGAAGCGCCCAAGCAGGAAGAGGCGCCGAAAAAAGCCGCCAAATCGGCGGCCGGCGGCAAGAAGACCGTCGACATCAAAGTGCCTGACATCGGCGACAGCGCCGAAATCATCGAAATCGCGGTAAGCGAAGGCGATGAGGTCGACGCGGAAGACGCGCTGATTACCCTTGAGTCCGACAAGGCCTCAATGGACGTGCCGAGCCCCCACGCAGGCAAGATCGTTGCGCTTTCCGTCAAGGAAGGTGACAGCGTGTCCGAAGGCGACGTGATCGGCCAGATCGAAGTGGAAGGTGAAGGCGGCGACGCTGACGCCGAAGAAGCTGATGCTCCGGCAGAAGCCCCGGCAGCAAGCGCCGCGCCCGAGCAGGAAGAAGCGCCGGAAGACGACGCTGAAGCCGCCGATGACGGCGAGCCGCAGCGTCAGGAAGTCCGCGTGCCGGATATCGGCGACAGCGCTGAAATCATCGAAATCTCGGTCAGCGTAGGCGACGAGATCGACGCAGAAGACGCGCTGATCACGCTGGAATCCGACAAGGCCTCCATGGACGTGCCCAGCCCCTACAAGGGCAAGCTGGTCGAGCTTTCCGTGAAGGAAGGCGACAGCGTCTCCGAAGGCGACGTCATCGGCATCGTCGAAACGGCCGGGGCCAAGAAAGCGGCACCCAAGAAAGCAGCGCCCGAGAAATCGGCACCCAAGGCCGAGAAGTCTCAGAGTGCTCCGGCACCCAAGGCGGACAAGTCCAGCGCACCGGCTGCCGAGCCGAGCGCCGCACCGGCCAAAGACGGCAAGCGCGTACATGCCGGCCCGGCCGTGCGCATGCTCGCCCGCGAGTTCGGCGTGGATCTGGCTGAGGTGCCGCCCAGCGGTCCCAAAGGCCGCGTGCTCAAGGAAGACGTTCAGGCGTTTGTCAAAAAGGCACTGTCCGGTCAGGCTCCGGCAGCAGCCGGCCAGGCACCGGCCACCGGCGGCAGCGGCATTCCGCCGATTCCGGATCAGGACTTCAGCCAGTTCGGCGAAGTGGAAGAGAAGCCCATGGGCCGCCTACTCAAGATGGGCGCGACCAACCTGCATCGCAGCTGGGTGAATGTGCCCCACGTGACGCAGTTTGAAGACGCGGACATCACCGAGCTGGAAGCCTTCCGCAAGTCGATGAAGGCCGAAGCCGAGGCGCAGGGCGCGAAACTCACGCCGCTGCCGTTCCTCGTCAAGGCGTGCGCTTTTGCGCTCAAGCAGTTCCCGCAGTTCAACGTCAGCCTGAAGAGCGACGGTGAAACCATGGTATGGAAGAACTACGTCCATATCGGTATCGCCGTGGATACGCCCGAAGGTCTGATGGTGCCGGTACTGCGCAATGCCGACCAGAAGTCGCTGCTGGACATCGCCCGCGAAATGGCTGAGCTGGGCAAAAAAGCCCAGAGCAAGAAGCTCAAGCGCGAGGAAATGACCGGTGGCTGCATGACCATCTCGAGCCTTGGTTCGATTGGCGGCACCGCGTTCACGCCCATCGTCAACGCCCCGGAAGTCGCCATTCTGGGCGTTTCCAAGGCGCAGATGAAGCCGGTATGGGACGGCGCCGAGTTCCAGCCGCGCCTGATGATGCCGCTGTCGCTGTCCTACGACCACCGTGCGGTTAACGGTGCGGATGCGGCACGTTTCACGACATTCCTGTCGAGCGTGCTCAGCGACATTCGTCGCCTGCTGCTGTAAGCGGCAAACGGCGTATTGATACGCAAACGGCGCCTGCGGGCGCCGTTTGTGTTTTCAGACGGTGACGAGCGGCATCAGCTTTTTGGCCTGGCGTACGCCTAACAGACAGTTGTGCCAGCGCAGATGCGCCGTTATTGTCGAGGCCCGTTTTTCTCGAGCAGGCTTTTCGAGCGTGCTGCTTCGAACAGTGGTTTTATTCAAGGACTCCTATTATGCGATTAATTTTGTTGGGCGCCCCCGGCGCGGGTAAAGGGACCCAGGCGCAGTTTATTTGCGAGCAGTACAAGATCCCCCAGATTTCCACCGGCGACATGCTGCGTGCGGCAATCAAGGATGAAAGCGAGCTGGGACTCAAGGTTCAGGGCATCATGAACAGCGGCGGGCTGGTGTCCGACGAGATCATCATCGATCTGGTCAAGGAACGCATCGCCCAGCCTGACTGCGAACACGGCTTTCTGTTCGATGGCTTCCCGCGCACCATTCCCCAGGCTGACGCGATGAAAGACGCCGGCGTCAAACTCGATCACGTGCTGGAAATTGCCGTGGCCGATGACGAAATTGTCGGCCGTCTGGCCGGACGTCGCGTTCATCCCGCGTCGGGGCGCACCTACCATATTGAGCATAATCAGCCCCAGGAACCGGGCAAGGACGACGTGACCGGCGAGGCGCTGATTCAGCGCGAAGACGATCAGGAATCCACCGTGCGCAACCGCCTGGCCGTCTACCACGATCAGACCGCACCGCTGGTGGACTACTACCAGCAGTGGGCCAAGGACGACCCCGCCGCCGCGCCGCAGTAT
This window encodes:
- the aceF gene encoding pyruvate dehydrogenase complex dihydrolipoyllysine-residue acetyltransferase, with the translated sequence MSSENIKVPDIGGDDVEIIEIAVSEGDVIEAEDALITLESDKASMDVPSPKGGKVLKVLVKEGDTVSEGDDIVELEVEGGEDAGDDKAEAAPAKEEAPAKEEAPKQEEAPKKAAKSAAGGKKTVDIKVPDIGDSAEIIEIAVSEGDEVDAEDALITLESDKASMDVPSPHAGKIVALSVKEGDSVSEGDVIGQIEVEGEGGDADAEEADAPAEAPAASAAPEQEEAPEDDAEAADDGEPQRQEVRVPDIGDSAEIIEISVSVGDEIDAEDALITLESDKASMDVPSPYKGKLVELSVKEGDSVSEGDVIGIVETAGAKKAAPKKAAPEKSAPKAEKSQSAPAPKADKSSAPAAEPSAAPAKDGKRVHAGPAVRMLAREFGVDLAEVPPSGPKGRVLKEDVQAFVKKALSGQAPAAAGQAPATGGSGIPPIPDQDFSQFGEVEEKPMGRLLKMGATNLHRSWVNVPHVTQFEDADITELEAFRKSMKAEAEAQGAKLTPLPFLVKACAFALKQFPQFNVSLKSDGETMVWKNYVHIGIAVDTPEGLMVPVLRNADQKSLLDIAREMAELGKKAQSKKLKREEMTGGCMTISSLGSIGGTAFTPIVNAPEVAILGVSKAQMKPVWDGAEFQPRLMMPLSLSYDHRAVNGADAARFTTFLSSVLSDIRRLLL
- the ampD gene encoding 1,6-anhydro-N-acetylmuramyl-L-alanine amidase AmpD yields the protein MNSVNGEPGHSESGRWPQARWVASPNADVRPVGEVSLIVVHAISLPPGEFSGDAIEALFTNRLDSADHPFFAEIAALRVSAHFLIRRDGECVQFVDTARRAWHAGRSRWWDAREERDRHALNDFSVGIELEGDDHTPFTRAQYVTLAALASWLTARYAALDATRITSHAKIAPLRKTDPGPAFDWRYFYQLWCPKTAPSVAPEAP
- the aceE gene encoding pyruvate dehydrogenase (acetyl-transferring), homodimeric type codes for the protein MSLETREDLDPVESTEWLEALESVLDREGDERARYLLTRLADRMRQDSGVAPFSVTTPHRNTIPPAREARMPGDLGMERRIRSLIRWNMAAMVTRANNKNKGIGGHLASFMSAATLYDVGFSHFFRAPEGDHQGDLIYVQGHSSPGIYARSFLEGRLTEDQMDKFREEVDGGGLPSYPHPWLMPDYWQMPTVSMGLGPIMSIYQARFIKYTHNRGLQDMKDRKVWAFLGDGECDEPETLGALHVAVREKLDNLNFVVNCNLQRLDGPVRGNASIVTELEGVFRGAGWNVIKVIWGRKWDELFEKDKSGMLQKLMDETVDGEYQNCKSKGGAYTRENFFGKYPETAALVADMTDEEVGQLDRGGHDPVKVYSAYHQAFHNDTERPTVILAHTVKGYGLTAEGGEADNEAHQIKAIDDPEVMKAFRDRFEIPLTDEQLEKEMPYYHPGDDSPEIKYMKMRRENLGGHLPNRRADFDALEIPGLDDKIFASQMGGSKGREFSSTMAFVRILNGLIKNKQLGKRVVPIVPDESRTFGMEGMFRQFGIYAPEGQKYEPMDKGQLMYYHESQKGQVLQEGINEAGAMSSWIAAATSYSNSGMPMLPFYIYYSMFGFQRVGDLAWAAGDMQARGFMLGGTAGRTTLNGEGLQHQDGHSMIQASTIPNCRSYDPTYAHEVSVIVQDGLKRMYSDKENVFYYLTVMNENYEHPALDNVPAGDIIKGMYLLRETKGKKGKGHVQLLGSGTILREVEAAAEMLAEEWGVGSDIWSATSFNELRREALEIDRQAFLKPDDEPGKPHVTACLEGRDGPAIAATDYMKLYADQVRAWVPTDYHVLGTDGYGRSDTREKLRHFFEVNRYFVTVAALKALADRGDIDRKVVGEALKKYDIDPNKSNPLTS
- the adk gene encoding adenylate kinase; the protein is MRLILLGAPGAGKGTQAQFICEQYKIPQISTGDMLRAAIKDESELGLKVQGIMNSGGLVSDEIIIDLVKERIAQPDCEHGFLFDGFPRTIPQADAMKDAGVKLDHVLEIAVADDEIVGRLAGRRVHPASGRTYHIEHNQPQEPGKDDVTGEALIQREDDQESTVRNRLAVYHDQTAPLVDYYQQWAKDDPAAAPQYHRVEGVGSVTDITRQVTDALGKQAA